tcaaattaatccttaactcaaattttggcaaaattacaattttacccctaaacttttgcatatttacatttttgcccctaggctctggattaaactttattccttattcttatgttttacaacatgctgatcacttttctcttctatggcaacatcaaattctcactctaacatgtacttgtgactattaggtattttaccgattaagcccttttactcgtttttgcttaaaatcgagtagtacaagttgtctaacataatttaaaactttatattctatcataaaacatcaaaatacacaaatttcacctatgggtatttttccaaatataaaccctaggttaaattattgctaacataagctttatcgagttagggatctcaaaaacgtaaaaatcattaaaagcgggcttggaatcacttactatggagcttggaagcttgaaaaaaccctagctatggagaacccttgaaatttcggcctaatgaagaagatggacaaaattggcttttaattttgtttttaattcattttaataactaaatgaccaaaatacccttactactaaactttccaaaattccttccatgtcctaattttgtccatgaacttaaaattggtaaaatttctatttaagacctcctcattaatattccaaaacaatttcatactaaaacttctagaatgcaagttttgcaacttattcgatttagtccctactttcaatttaagcactttaggcatagaatttcatcacgaaattttcacacaatcatgcaatcatatcataaacatcaaaatcattgtaaaataattatttctatctcggatttgtggtcacgaaaccactattccgattaagccctaatttaggatattacacctcaagccagaacaaaaattgagaatagagttgcttcttcaccacaatactctatcgccaaaaatagaactagaagagaaattaaacctccaaataagtatgccgaggctggtctagttacttatgctttaaatgtggctgaagatatagatgcgaatcaagagccatctaattattctgaggcggttagctgtgaagactcagaaaagtagatgtttgctatgcaagaagagatgaaaTCTtttcacaaaaatagaacataGGACCTtctgaaacttcctaaaggtaaaaaggctgttcgttgtaaatgagtgtttaaaaagaaagaagggactccaggagttgaagaacccagatataaaataaggcttgttgcaaagggttatagtcaaattccaggagtggacttcacagatgtgttctctccagttgttaagcatagttcgatttgaGCTttacttggtattgtggccatgcatgatttggagcttgagcagttagatgtaaaaactgcatttctacatggagaacttgaggaggatatttatatgcaacaaccagagggttttatagtctcagaaaaagaggactatatttgcttgctgagaaagtccctttacggtttgaatcagtcaccaagacagtggtacaagaggtttgattcctttatgagttctcatgatttcaaaagtaGTTTAGACAGTTATGTTTACTtcaagaaaaacagtgatggttcttttgtgtatctacttctttatgttgatgacatgttgatagcagcaaaagataaatgagagataagaaaggtcaaaggccaactaagtgaagaatttgagataaaagatttaggaccagcaaagaagatacttggtatggagattctcagagatagaaaatcaagtaaattttacctaagttagaaggggtacattgagaaagttctttgcaggttcaatatgcagagtgctaagcctgttagtactcctttagcagcccatttcagactttcattggctttgtttccacaatcagatgatgagactgagtacatgtcacatgttccatactctagtgcagtgggatttatcatgtatgctatggtttgttcacgtctagatttatcatatgcagtcagtacagttagcagatacatggtaaatcctggtaaagaacattggaaagcagttcagtagaTTTTAaaatacttacgaggcactactgatgtttgcttacagtttggaagaactaaagatggagtcatagggtatgttgatgctgattttgctagagaccttgatagaagaagatctctcacaggttacatttttacaattggaggttgtgcaattagttggaaagccactttgcaaactacagtcgctttgtctactactgaagctgagtacatggagattactgaggcttgtaaagaagctatttggttgaaaaaactatttagtgaactcaatgaagaccttcaaatcagtacagtattttgtgacagtcagagtgtcatcttacttacaaaagatcaaatgtttcatgagagaataaaacatattgatgttcggtatcattttgttcgtgatattattgctcgtggtgatattgttgtgagcaaaattagtactcatgaaaatcctacagatatgatgactaagtcacttcttataaccaagtttgagcattgcttagacttgattggtgttcattgttgaagttaaacccctAAGgtgttttatggaagaggtggaaaacttatttattgaaagttcgcgataaaaaacttgttcattgagaatttgtgtcaaggtggagattgttagaattaagtgacccgaattcttatttaaataaaataccatggaaaatataataaaagtaaaatctatatagaactagacttcttttattttattttagaataaggttttttaaaccttattaaactccatctattttatattgattaggataaggtgtttcaatcttactagaatatggctttacaagtctataaatagacatagtctattccttttgtattgattcaaattttcaacatagtgaattttcttcttctctgcctgtggttttttcctgaaagggtttccaagtaaaatttgtgtgttctttattttttattttattttattttattttttcacacttGAAGGAGGATGCAATAATGGTTTAACTTTTGTGTTTCTTAATTGATTGCACTGTTAAGGGTCTAGCACAGGAAAGCCAACATTGTGAAACCTTAGCCATGTATGCACACACAAGCTGTGTCTTTCAACAATGAAAGATACATTAAGTGGCGCACACTATGTGTGCTCTAACATATTTATTGAGCTCTTCATTATTTTGTTCGTTAGTGAATGCTTGACCAATCTATACAACCATGTAAACTTTACGTGATCGCCCTTTAAATCTCTCTTGTCCTCAATAAAATGGCCAAGTAACCTTTTTCTCTTCAACTCAAACTCAAATTTAGATACCTCAATGAAAATAGTTCCTTCAATTGGATGGCACATTATCAGGGCTATATCTTCCAAAGTTATTGTTGATTCACCACAGGAGAAGTGGAAGGTAAATGTTTCTAGTCTCTACATTTTCACCAATACCACAAGCAACGACGGTTGCAACATGATAAGATATATTTCAACCACTTTTAAAAAAAACCTCATTATATTTAAATGATTTTCAAGCTGAACACCCTTGCCCGACGTATGATAATTTACATTAACCCAATTCAAAAGTTTCATTTCTCAACCTacacaaaaatcaaaaaaaaaaaatgaacactCTAAAATCAACATAAATAGAatttgggtaaattacaccaatagTCACCCAACTTTGGGGTAGCTGACAAGGcagtcacctaggtttcatttcaatcactcaactATCGAAAAATTACAAAACAGTCACTAACGTTATAAAAAAGTGACAAAATAGTCACTGATTAACAGTTTCCGTTAGGGTATTAACGGGATGCTGACATGGCAAGTTAACCAGTTGATGTGGCAAGTCAACTTGCCACGTTGGTGAAGCggctgatgtaacaccccaaacccagcccagacgttatggccggatccgacatgccacatcgaagcgttcaaaaaattttatattgttgatccagaaaaacctacttagtgttttaaaagataatttcattataggttaaagtgaatggaagctgtgcaccaggtaggaaaccggaaaagaggaggtgggtctattggactacttaagtaccaaactcccttcggatccaatcctagacatgcaaaccgctattgccataccttaacgtcatgtatatttttagaaaactgatttgattaagtcctttttaggaaaagtgattaattttggaaaatatcttcattgcggaagctttgcctgTTTTCGTgttttttttaaatcaattactgtttttgaaaacgcgccctaaagctatctaatttcaacagttaaatataaatattacctatcttaataaaacatataaaaccatcaaaaataaataagcggccttattacatttaaaagcccaaaaccttaaacgtaattaaaaggatgtccattcaccgaagaaaatcaaactttcgagcgggtggcaactcaattccctcacagctccaaggccactatggttggggattactgcgtggatgaaaataaaagggtgagtttgggaaaactcgttgtgtaaattaacccaaccatagcctatatcaccaaaccacgaaatagaataagttggccttagccgcaagtaattgagaataaagcccataggcccataacgaacgagcagatattacatgtttatgcgaaacccaacacgattcatccataacaccccgtatcaccttacaccatgtggggagactactcgacccacccaaccgctacacaccacgaaatcgcagcgaggctgccagatattgtgacgaagtcaccagatacagatattgtggcagagccaccaaatcagataattgtggcatagccaccaggacagatatatgtggccaagccaccagatcagataatcgtggcatagccaccagaacagatatatgtggcagagccaccagatcagataattgtggcatagccaccaggacgcttcctccataatataacccatgtccccatgcaacagatatataatcatggcatacatcatacagaattagatcgtcatgcttttcagtcaaaattaaccctagggtataacgataattttgcacctagggtataacgataattttccatacataagggtattatagtaatttagctgcttttagggttttcatgcatatcctaactatttacgtactatcgaacactttcacgcatacttacgaattgggccgttggcccatgaacccgatctttggcccattaagcccaaattatcaaaatgtactaaatcgcgtctgcagtttattactttagattaccaaatatacaaacccaactatcttacagtAGTATTCAGACatcaaaattcccaaaatactgacttttcggtattttgacttttcgacttttgccaatctagtctatgagaggtgtcagttacacacacattttatgacgatatcttgtgagatccacacacgaaccgcctacaattagattactaacactttaatctaactattcaaatacaaactacgtattaaccccttacaatatttggccaaccacacttacagatcatagtaagcttataagaaatcaataagcaactctttaacaaatttttgtcaatgtttaccacataatcataatttcactgcaagctgtcttcctgaacaacagtcactaaatcatttataactggagctacgaaactctaaatcaagtgccgttaattttccctgaaaatagactcatatatcttctatccataaaatttttagaatttttggtgtggccaatcaataccagattcttcttaaagtttcccatgtttcactgtttgactaatctgaccactcttcattacgaatcaaatttctcattgtacagaattcaaaatatgttctcgtttattccatttgaaactagactcattaagctttaattacataatttatgcagcttctaactcatctcccacaatttatggtgattttccaaagtcacattactgctgctgtcccaagcagatttattaccaaatcactctttcacacctaacttgcatgcttgttatttaaacatgtatatcaccaatcaatcatcacatatctatgattttacttaagtataatctccatttcatcattttaaagcacaacatgttagccaatttttccccttagcatctaaggcacatgcatgctcatttgtttggctcaacttcacctatcttccatttttcatcaaaagaacatgaaacaacaaccatttccttcattttaattcatgactaaatgctcacaacacaactaaaaaccaaaatatgcttcaagagttaagatagaatcaagaagaactcatgaacatcaagatagaagcaaactaccatgaacttaccttcaattttcttccccaagttaccgaacattcaagagctttctcctctcctttcttttctctaactttaggctatgatgaacaaagatggacaaaactttgttcttttcacccctttttcttttaataaaatttcatatttcatccatttaattatttagtacaaaagacatgaaattcccatcatggaacatttacctaacccattatcatggaatatttacctaatccattatcatggaacatttacctaacccattatcaatttgtatcaatttgtaccataaattatggatatcaagtgctcatattgtctacaacaatatgatggctggccacttcatgtaaaatgggaggtttgtcatgcaaatcctcctattttgcactcctatttatttggccacttcaatttagcctatagcattttcaaacattttcacataggttctatttcataatttcaccccctttttcttatggaacaaaaattaactaaaattgacgggttctatcttaagcttgggccttctagaggcccactaacataattaaacctatgccaacattcacagaattcctgaaagtTGGGGCGTTACAGCTGATGGGTCTCGGTTTGGGGCAGGTTTAGGGAAAAAAATTGAAGGGTTACGGGTTTAAGGGTAAAAAATTAGAAACAAATTAGGATTAAGGGGATTTGGGGAAAAAATTAAGTTGGGAAAATTTCGATTGTGATTTAGGTTGGTTTAGGGTTGAAACTAATTCGAGAATCGATTAAGAAGGGTTTAGGGTTAGAAATTGATTTAATAATCGATTAACAGGGTATAAGGGTTTAGGGTATGATTGGTTTTTTTACTTGGGGATAATTTATtatagggtaaattacaccaacagttgGGTGACTATTGGTGTAATTTATCCCCCCAAAAAATGAAGAATTGTGTCATTGGCTTTTTGTTTCTAAAATCTAAATTTCCAACGGGCATATATGGAAAAAAAAACATTATAATCTTTGTCTAAACTGTTTTGGAGAAAATATTTTCTTAGATTCTGTTTTTTTTTAACACCTCTGTCTCTTTGTTATCAGAAGTCAACCACATTAGTTTTTAGGAACAATTTGGGAAGGGAAGAGCTTTGTAGaactgttaaattttttttatatctttTGATTTCTTGGCCAATATTCTTAATGTTCTTCGTCCAAATCAAATAATTGGGTGATTAACTTCGCTTTTAAATTGCCATAGCAGAAAAAAAGTCCTGGTATAGTTCTTTGAAGGAGAATCTTGTTGGTGGTTGAGTGAATGAGAAAGTGAAAGGAAATAAGTGAGGAGCTTGAGGTTGAATATGAGATACAATGAATGGAGGGTCCTTAGGTCTACGTACAGGGCATCTCCATTTTTCCTCTTCTCTTTATTATTcttctctcttcttctttttctctaaCCCTAAAATGGTGCTGGTAGGACTGTTAAAGTGAGAGTATCCGGCTAGCTGGATAGTTTTTTTACACCAATGACGCTGTCACCTGCCATGTCACTTTGCTATGACGTCTGTGACAGAAAACGgaaaaaatgactgttttgtaacttttcaaaagttgagtaactaaaatgaaacttaggtgactgttttgtcagctaccccaaagtttggtgactgttggtgtaattaaacccataaaatttaatataaaacgaTAAAAAATACTTGCTTAAGTAATAActtaataaaaatacaatatcaACAACTACAAGCGCTTATGATTTGATTCCTTCAAGAGGGCCATACTTTCGTTTCAAAAGATTGAAttaaaggagaaaagaaaaattctAGAGAGTTTTTTAAGTTAAAAAGTTGATAATGACGGGCAACAACTTCAATTGGGATGTAAAAAACAAAATTGTGGAATGGGGTATTTATAGTCACTGTAAAAATACTATTTTATACTGAAGATTCCACCTTTGGGGGTAAACTATAAGTAAACAAAAGTTAGTGTTTGGCCCAAAAATGTCAAGAGGGGAGTGAATTggcattttaaaaatatttgccAACTTTTCTAAACAATGAGGGAAGGAAATAAAAGTTTAGACAATTCGATTTATAGTGGTTCGACTCCAATTGCCTACCTCCGCTATCTTAGTATACCTCAACTAAAGATTTACCAATTCACTGTACTTGAAATTATTATATTTCAAGGAAAATGTATAACCTTTACAATCCATATATTTTTCATAAGGATGAGATAGAACCTTCCCCCTTGTTTTTGTGGCTAGAACCCTCTAGTTTTTACAAGACTCAACTTTAACCTTTACAAATTGCTTAAGGTTTTGTACCTCCAAAACTTTAAGTAGCTATTGCAATACAAAGAAAAGATGTAAATAATGAAGACCTTTTAATGGTGTGTGTTTACAAGTGTTGAGCTCTCTCTTAAAGTGAAATAAGAATGATAAAAAGATCTAACAATAAGCATCTAaaagatatgtacaagagaaaatgagaaaaataaagaatttgaGGCTTTTCTCTTAATTTCTATGCTTGAATATTCATCTCTTGTATCTTGAAGTGTTCTTGATGTCTATATATAACAAGGAAAAATTTTGTGACCATTTATAGCCATAAAGATAATTTCTAGCAATTAGAAGCATTGCATACAAACTTGCATTGATATAACTTACAAGATGTATGGGTAGaagtggacttgtatgagtagaAATAGACTTGTATTAGTAGAGGAGGACCTGAATGGGTAGGAGTCCCCCTGAGTATCGCTAGAAGTCTTACTTAAAACTTGAACTTGAAGTGCTCTCTAACTTACTTCTATAGGTATCCTTAAAACTTGTTTTTGAGTAATgctttgaaaatatttaataaaattttcaataattattttCACCAAATGACTTAAGAAATATAGATAAAAGTTTATCTTAAATGTTGTTATATCAAAAGTTTGAGACATCAAAACTAACAATCAAGTTAAGATTAAATGGtaaaaatcaatttaatcatAAACTCTATacaatcaaattcaatacaaagCATTTATTAGAGTTAGATTAATGGTAATTGGTAATAAGTTGATTAAGAAATTAACGCTAATGAGTGGTGAGTTGTATTTACTATATTTATTAGGGTTAGGTTAGGGTTAAATAGTGAAAAACAATTTAAACTTAAATTATACACCCATATGTGTTAAGATCAATACAAAATATTCATTAGGGTTAGGTTACAATAAATAGTGAAAGGTGTCTGGAACAATCTAATGTATTTATGATGGTTTTACTTCAAAAATAgttgaaattcaacatcagatAGTGTCAATGTACTTTAATCATTATGTAATTATATGTAAGATTCAGTCGCGATATTGAAAAATTTGCAATGCATATTTCAACGTTAAGTACGATACCTATAAGTGTTGAGACAATCTTTTATTTTAggtaaaagtaaattaataaaaataataaaacttctAATATCAAAGTCAAAACATTGAAATTCAATATTAATAGCTCCAACATTCCActaatgttgaaaaattttaactccGTTTACtagattaataaaaaatataaaaaatatttaaaatttattaaaattagaaaaattgtaaaattgtaattttttaaaaatatatagaaatatagaaaaattataaaattttataaagtcttaagataattataaaaaatctaaagaaatataaaattcataaaaaattataaaaaatattgtaCTAAAagaccattttataatttttattgattttattttttattatttttcaccaTATGTCACACTATGTTGCAACACATGATAACTTTAATTGAAAAAATGGGCTGTTAACTTTAACGGTCAAGGGTTAAAGTTAATGGTTGAAGGATCTTTTGATAcagtttataattttttatgatttttataaaattttataatttttataaattctttcaagttttaaatatatattttatatttttattaaaaattaataatttgtataatttttattgatttttattttttataattttttaccatATCTCAGGTTGTGGTTATGATACAGGTtgactttaactaaaaaaatgaGGGGCAATTAACTTTAATGATCAACTGTTAAAGTTAACCATCAAAGAATATTTTTGATGCATTTGAGAGTTTAAATACCtaattgagtaaaaaaaattagggacttaattatttatttaaaaaatttgaaggccttttgatgcattttaaaattaaaatatccaattgaatgtaaaagaaaaacaaagacttaattgtaatttttgaaaaatattgagGGCTTTTTACACCAAAAGCTATTTTTTATTGGATTTAACAAATTCTACCGaatttatcaaataataattattctaaaatataaaaatagatttttaatgaaatttaaaGAATTAATAAAGTAAGATATTTAAACCGATATAAAGacgaaaagatgataaaaaattcaaaaccGGGACCTTAGGATTAACACCTCTGATTATCTCCCACACTTAACCAAACTCTATAGATTTAGCCTTTAAATCTAACCTTTGGAATCATATAAATTTGTTGACtttctttccatattttcttTCATTCCAAAAACCCAAAATCACAGAGATCGGATTTTTGGTGTTAAGAAAAATTCAAATGGTTGTTTGCCAAGCTTCAAAGATCCATCTCCCAACTCCCTTTGCCTCACCTTCTTCTTCTAAAACTCCAACGTCTCTCCTCTTTGAACCCCATTCTTTTTCCCTCGCCCTTTCCCACTCTGATTCTTCTCTTTCCCTATTTCCTTCCATTTCCTTCCCTTTCTCTTCCACCCAAAAGTCCCTTTCTATTCCTCCTCCTTCCTCTTCCTCCACTTTCCTTCTCCTCAAAACCCAAAAGTCTCCCAACCCCAGGGTCCTTTTCGTCGTTGCTGGCCCTTATAAAGGTGGTTCCAAGGTTCTCCTTAGATTTTTTCTTTATAGGAATGATGGAAGCAAGGCTTTTGAGAAGGCTAAAGTTGTTTCCAAGCAAAACGGTATTGAGTTTGATGATAAAGTTGGGGTTTTGATTGATGTCAGTCATGGTTTGAAACTTATGATTTCTGGGTCTGTTAATTTTTTTGCATTGTATTCGGTTTCAAGCTCCAAAGTTTTAATCTTTGGGGTTAACTTGGTGGTTGATACTGATGAAAGTGATGATGGGGTCGCTTTTAAGCTCATGAAATTTGCTGTGATTGATTGTTTGAAGCCTGTTTTCTCGATCAGTATTTCGTTTGAATGGTTGGTTTTAGGGGAGGAAAATGGGGTTAAAGTTTGGAATTTAAGAGAATTGGTGAAAGGGAAAAAGGTAAAGAAAGTGAAGAATTATGGTCTTTCAAATGGTGTAATTGGAGATAACAATGGTGTTTCCAATGGTGGATCAAGTACTTCGGAGATTGTTTCTAATGGTCATTTGGATGGGAAGATTGAAAAGCCATCCGTTTCAGGTAAGTTCTATGGGTTTGAACTTTAGTTTTATTGCTTATAAATCTGTTTTCTGAAAGACATAATGGATTCTGTATTTCAGTCTATAATTGTTGGCAATTTTACTTGCAAAAATGCTCAAGTGATTTAGTATGGTGGCATCCTTAAATATATCTTTAGAGTTTATTACCATGATTATATATGTTAAGCTTAATACACACATACAATATAATACTTGCATATACATATTTTGCCTTACTTCACTTAGATGGGCACTCCTTTTTGCACCTTGCGCGTGAGGCAATATAAGGATTCTTGCACTTAGGCTGCACCTAGTGCCATTGACATCCCTGTACCTGTATAGTTAGTGCATTTTGTTAGACTTCAGATAAAGGTCTTTGCGATGCTTGGTATTTAGAAGACGGAACTTTGCTCACTTCTTAGATTAATGTTTCTTGTGTTATGGCTTCTGAGATAATTTACAGGAGATAAAGTACGGTCTGGACTCTAGAGAGTGCTTGGTGTAAATGCATTTCAATGAAGATCTTATAAGAAGAGGTTTAAATACCTAGTAACATAGGAGGAAGTTTGTTTTTTGGTTGGAATTTATTGTTCAGAACCCaaagaaaatgattaaaatttggTACATGTCAACACCATCTACTGCCATTTTCCTGTTTCATTAAGTTAGATTTCTAGATCAAGGAGCATAGAGAACTTTAGGATTTTAGCTTGAgccttattaaaaaaaaaaaaaaaaatggaatggATTACTTAATCTGGAATCTAGCCCAACCTTTTAGATACGAGTAATAGGTTTTTGTTATCATGAATCTTCTGGTGATTACATATGGCTCATTATGATAGCATAACTCAGTTAATTGGCTTTACTTGGACATCCTTTTCATCGCCTTGTGCTATATCCACttgttcaattttttattttccctAACATATTGCTTTAGCATTTATTTAACCAAGCAGTTTGGTGACTATTGTGAGCAAGATGCTGTCAATTGGTTTAAATCATATCGATGTTTTGAgatggttaattatttattttgtaaagTATAGAGTATGCTCGACTGAGCTCTCTTATATGTTTTCACTTCTGTTTGATTGAAGTTTAGCAGGTGGGATAAATATGCCATTCAGTGTATTTATAGTAGGTCACTATGGAAATAATATATGACACTTGCACAATCTAAGTACTTGGcgagtttttttttccttttccaatATAattatctgttttttttttaaagtaccAAGAAAGTTGACATAAAGTCGGTTCCTTTTTATCTTTGGTTGGCATCTTGATTTGCAGTGAAGCCAAGGTCTGGTAAACACAGACAAGAGTCTGCTGAACCAGGTGCATGCTTTGTGCCATTTGAGCCAAAGGAGGTTAAGGACTTGACATC
This is a stretch of genomic DNA from Gossypium arboreum isolate Shixiya-1 chromosome 11, ASM2569848v2, whole genome shotgun sequence. It encodes these proteins:
- the LOC108470661 gene encoding uncharacterized protein LOC108470661; translated protein: MVVCQASKIHLPTPFASPSSSKTPTSLLFEPHSFSLALSHSDSSLSLFPSISFPFSSTQKSLSIPPPSSSSTFLLLKTQKSPNPRVLFVVAGPYKGGSKVLLRFFLYRNDGSKAFEKAKVVSKQNGIEFDDKVGVLIDVSHGLKLMISGSVNFFALYSVSSSKVLIFGVNLVVDTDESDDGVAFKLMKFAVIDCLKPVFSISISFEWLVLGEENGVKVWNLRELVKGKKVKKVKNYGLSNGVIGDNNGVSNGGSSTSEIVSNGHLDGKIEKPSVSVKPRSGKHRQESAEPGACFVPFEPKEVKDLTSGKASSMSLKAISIQPLSSKRFLVLDTVGDLFVLHVTDTSVGSDVTCYMRLLPHVMKVQMMAVFPDISSRRQTVWISDGHHSMHVVDISSAVNETDKREIVQAIFTSEKIQDMIPTAANSILILGQGSLYAYTNS